The genomic DNA CCCGGTCACACCTTCAATCGGCTTTTCGCGGGACGGATAGATGTCGGTCACCAAGAGCACATCGCAGTTCGAGAAAGCACTACCAAATGCTTCGTGCTGGTCGCGGGTACGCGTAAACAAGTGCGGCTGGAAAGCGACAATGATGCGCTTGTCCGGGAACGCTTCGCGGAAACCAAGGAGTGTAGCAGTCGCTTCAGTCGGGTGGTGGGCATAGTCATCAAAGACCATGACGCCATTCTTTTCACCGATGAATTCAAAGCGGCGCTTGACGCCTTCGAACGCAGCCACAGCCTTGCGGGCAACTTCAATCGAAATACCTTCTTCGACAGCGAGGGCTACAGCAGCCGTCGCATTCAGCACGTTGTGGCGGCCAGGAATCTGAAGTTTGAACTGTCCGAGGCTCTTACCATCGCAAACAATTTCAAACTGCGGGTAACCCTTCACGAACGTGAGATTTTCAACGCGGTACTTAGCCTGGCGAGTAAAGCCGTATGTAATCACCGGCTTCTTGAGGTGCGACAGAATCTGCTGCACGTTCGGGTCGTCGAGGCATACAATTACCTGACCGTAGAACGGAATCTTGTTTGCAAACTGAGTGAATGCATCCTTGATGGCATCGATGTTCTCGTACGTATCGAGATGGTCGGCATCAATGTTCGTGATGATAGCCGAAGAAGGCATCATCGAAAGGAAGCTGCGGTCAAATTCGTCACTTTCGGCAATGAGGTAGTCGCCATGGCCCACTTTGGCACCACTGCACTTACCCTTCACAATGCCACCCACGATAATCGTCGGGTCAAGTCCGGCTTCTTCCCAAATGGCGCCAACGATAGACGTCGTCGTGGTCTTGCCATGTGTACCGGCAATGGAAAGCGTGTACTTGAGGCGCATCAGTTCACCGAGCATTTCTGCGCGGCGGATCACCGGAATGCGGCGGGCACGAGCCTCAACAAGTTCCGGATTGTCAAACGGAATGGCAGAGGAATAAACGACCAAGTCCGCATCTACGACATTCTTTGCTTCGTGCTTCGGATCAATACGGATGCCAAGGCCTTTCAAATAGTCAATGACAGCACCCTCGCCCATATCGGAACCCGTCACCACAAATCCGTTTTCATGGAGCACTTCGGCAATACCGGACATACCGGCACCACCGATACCCACAAAATGAAGGCGACGAACACGTTTACAATCATTAATCTGCATTACGTTCTCTCCATATCCAGGATAATTTTTGCAATCTGGTCAGCGGCATCGGGCATGCCAAGCGATTTAGCGGCTTCGCCCATCTTCTCCAGACGTTCAGAATCGTACAGGAGAGATTCCACCTTGTTCCAAAGATCATTCGGTTCATCATCAAGTTCCACAAGCGCTGCGCCAGCCTTTTCGACTACGCGGGCATTGTGTTCCTGATGGTTTGCAGTCGCATGCGGGTACGGGAGCAAAATAGACGGCTTGCCAAAAGCAAGGATTTCTGCAAGTCCCGATGCGCCGGCGCGGCTAATAATCAAGTCGGCATGTTTCATGTAAGCATAGATGTTGTCCAAGAAGCCACGGACAGCGACATTCGGCAAAATGCCAAGGCGGTTGTTGATGTCATCGACATTCTTTACGCCCACCTGCCAAACCACGCTAATATCTTCGTGGGCGGCAATGCGGTCAATACTTTCTTCAATCTTGTTGTTGATGCCAGAAGCGCCCTGAGAGCCACCGACAATAAACACAGCCTTACGGCCTTCACGGAATTCCACCGGACGTGCCAAGGAATCCGCAGTAGGCAAGTCACGAATCGGGTTGCCGAGAATGCGAGTTTTTTCGATCGGGAATCCCTTCATTGCTTCTTCGGAGGTCACAAAGACCGTCTTTGCATAACGGGCACCGACCTTGTTGGCAATACCTGCCACAGCGTTCTGTTCCTGCAAATAGACCGGAATACCCATAGAACCTGCAGCAAGCACAATCGGAAGCGAAACATAGCCACCCGTTGCAATCACGACATCCGGTGCAACCTTCTTTACAACGCTCTTTGCACGGATCAAGGACTTCGTCAAGTTGAACGGCAAAGCCAAATTCTTGAGGAACGGTCCACGATGCAGAGGAACTGCCGAAATGTATTCGTATGGCCAGTTCTTTGCCACAAGGCGTTCTTCCATAGAATCCTTACGACCAGCAAAAGTAATCTGGGTGACACCCATCTTCTTCAAACTCTCGGCAATAGCCACTGCCGGGAAAATATGGCCACCAGTGCCACCGCAAACAAAGAGGAACTTTTTCATATAGAACTCCTTCTTGTCCTAAAACTCATAAAGGAACTCGCATCAAACGAAACCGTGTTGTTCATATAAGGTTCACGAATGCTCCGGCCACTCGTCGGGCGAGAAATATTCAACATAATTCCAATAAAAGCAGACGACATCAACAGATTCGTACCGCCAAAACTCAAGAACGGAAGCGG from Fibrobacter sp. UWB13 includes the following:
- the murC gene encoding UDP-N-acetylmuramate--L-alanine ligase, producing the protein MQINDCKRVRRLHFVGIGGAGMSGIAEVLHENGFVVTGSDMGEGAVIDYLKGLGIRIDPKHEAKNVVDADLVVYSSAIPFDNPELVEARARRIPVIRRAEMLGELMRLKYTLSIAGTHGKTTTTSIVGAIWEEAGLDPTIIVGGIVKGKCSGAKVGHGDYLIAESDEFDRSFLSMMPSSAIITNIDADHLDTYENIDAIKDAFTQFANKIPFYGQVIVCLDDPNVQQILSHLKKPVITYGFTRQAKYRVENLTFVKGYPQFEIVCDGKSLGQFKLQIPGRHNVLNATAAVALAVEEGISIEVARKAVAAFEGVKRRFEFIGEKNGVMVFDDYAHHPTEATATLLGFREAFPDKRIIVAFQPHLFTRTRDQHEAFGSAFSNCDVLLVTDIYPSREKPIEGVTGAMVANSAADRGHRDARFIGDVNNLIPVCKDLLKPNDVIVLMGAGNIWKLGQTILEKSI
- the murG gene encoding undecaprenyldiphospho-muramoylpentapeptide beta-N-acetylglucosaminyltransferase; its protein translation is MKKFLFVCGGTGGHIFPAVAIAESLKKMGVTQITFAGRKDSMEERLVAKNWPYEYISAVPLHRGPFLKNLALPFNLTKSLIRAKSVVKKVAPDVVIATGGYVSLPIVLAAGSMGIPVYLQEQNAVAGIANKVGARYAKTVFVTSEEAMKGFPIEKTRILGNPIRDLPTADSLARPVEFREGRKAVFIVGGSQGASGINNKIEESIDRIAAHEDISVVWQVGVKNVDDINNRLGILPNVAVRGFLDNIYAYMKHADLIISRAGASGLAEILAFGKPSILLPYPHATANHQEHNARVVEKAGAALVELDDEPNDLWNKVESLLYDSERLEKMGEAAKSLGMPDAADQIAKIILDMERT